Proteins co-encoded in one Bacillus infantis NRRL B-14911 genomic window:
- a CDS encoding ABC transporter permease, which translates to MGNLVRTEWYKLKKDRSFRFLSWMLLALAVLFPLLEFDNGASGLPAVSDYYKESILGPHANIVKLIPSILAGFFITSEYSMGTMKSIVSSGKSRLSIYSAKLIVFSIGAVIISLILPIMMTGASAVYFGFDGMPELSYYLQTIGLIILYGAAFASITAIFSILFTDSGKTIGFLLMFFIFADWPLQVLAAKVPFFEPILNHSVFKLIYDISIVNSLNSSDLFFIIVIPILTFLLFWGIGVYIFKRKEIK; encoded by the coding sequence ATGGGTAACTTAGTGAGAACAGAGTGGTATAAATTAAAGAAAGATCGATCATTCCGATTCCTGAGCTGGATGCTGCTTGCGCTTGCAGTGCTGTTTCCTCTTCTGGAATTCGACAATGGCGCTTCAGGTTTGCCGGCAGTAAGTGATTATTACAAGGAAAGCATTCTTGGACCCCATGCCAATATTGTGAAGCTGATCCCCAGTATTCTCGCCGGTTTCTTTATCACGAGTGAATACTCCATGGGGACGATGAAAAGCATCGTATCTTCAGGGAAAAGCAGGCTGAGTATCTACTCTGCGAAGTTAATCGTGTTTTCCATTGGAGCGGTCATCATATCATTGATATTACCTATCATGATGACAGGGGCGAGTGCTGTCTATTTCGGATTTGACGGTATGCCTGAACTCTCCTATTATCTTCAAACCATAGGGCTGATTATTTTATACGGAGCTGCCTTTGCCTCCATCACGGCGATTTTTTCAATCCTGTTCACGGACAGCGGAAAAACGATAGGATTTCTATTGATGTTCTTTATTTTTGCTGACTGGCCGCTGCAGGTGCTGGCAGCCAAAGTGCCGTTTTTTGAACCGATACTCAATCATTCTGTTTTTAAGCTGATCTATGACATCAGCATCGTGAACAGCTTGAACAGCAGTGACTTGTTTTTCATAATAGTGATTCCCATTCTGACGTTCCTGCTGTTTTGGGGAATAGGCGTCTATATTTTTAAACGAAAAGAAATCAAGTAA
- a CDS encoding sensor histidine kinase → MLYLFIIVLIAFAIVLTRFCLLKKEIKRTARQLRESNQNKTAKKVDISYHDRHFEELAKEINNQIDQTKQAEAVKRSTENELKQAISHISHDIRTPMTSILGYIQFLESDELSPELKKEYIATIKNSAGRLKTLLEDFFELSIIEQTDYPMKLERVRANDLIADALLGFYEEFKKRTIEPDIHIPDHEIMINADASAVKRVVENLVVNAIRYSTGNVSIRLYERDAAVILRISNTVDKLSEQDVHYMFDRFYKADQTRTGKGTGLGLPIAKSLMEKMNGKISAELKGNQLAMVCEWK, encoded by the coding sequence ATGCTCTATCTGTTCATCATCGTCCTGATTGCATTCGCCATTGTCCTCACTCGTTTCTGTCTGCTGAAAAAAGAAATCAAACGGACAGCCCGGCAGCTGCGGGAATCAAACCAAAATAAAACAGCCAAGAAGGTCGATATCAGCTATCATGACCGCCATTTTGAAGAGCTGGCAAAGGAAATCAATAACCAGATTGACCAGACGAAACAAGCAGAGGCAGTCAAGCGCTCAACGGAAAATGAGCTGAAACAGGCCATCTCTCATATCTCACATGATATCCGCACACCTATGACCTCGATTCTGGGGTATATTCAGTTTTTGGAATCCGATGAACTAAGCCCCGAGTTGAAAAAAGAATACATCGCAACGATAAAAAATAGTGCAGGAAGATTAAAAACCCTCCTTGAAGATTTTTTCGAGCTGTCGATTATTGAACAAACCGATTACCCGATGAAGCTGGAGAGGGTCAGAGCCAACGACTTGATCGCAGATGCTCTATTAGGGTTTTATGAAGAATTCAAAAAGAGAACCATAGAGCCGGACATCCATATTCCTGATCATGAAATCATGATCAATGCCGATGCATCTGCTGTTAAAAGAGTCGTGGAGAACCTAGTGGTCAACGCGATTCGGTACTCAACAGGAAATGTGTCCATCAGGCTTTACGAGAGGGATGCAGCGGTTATATTGAGAATTTCCAACACCGTCGACAAACTGAGTGAACAGGACGTACACTACATGTTCGACCGGTTCTATAAAGCCGACCAAACCCGGACAGGCAAAGGAACCGGACTCGGACTGCCCATTGCCAAAAGCCTGATGGAAAAAATGAACGGCAAAATCTCCGCTGAACTAAAGGGGAATCAATTGGCTATGGTTTGTGAATGGAAATAA